The sequence CCGCGGCGAGAACCGGCCGGCTTCCGAGAGGTCCAGCAGGGTCAGGACCAGGGGGGCGAACAGGAGGAGCTGGACCAGCAGGACCGGGGCCACCGGGGTGGCGTCCCCCAGGGCATAGAGCGTGATGGGGATGCCGATGTTGTTGGCGTTGACGTAGGAGCCGGCCATGGCACCCACCGCAGTCTCGGCAAGTGGTCGCCGGAACCAGATCCGGCTGGCGGCCACATAGAGGAGCGCAGTTGCCGCCGCCGTGATCATGGCCAGCGGAACATAGGCGGAAAAGACCACAGATAGGTCTGACTTGAGCACCACGGTGAACAGCAGGACCGGGTTGGTGATGAAGAAAGCGGTGCGGGTCAGTGCGTTGATGGTGGGTTCATCGCCCAGGCCACAGCGCGCAGCAAGATATCCGACGGCAATGACGACGCCGATCACCGCCAGTCCGACCAGCACACCGCCCACGTGGGGTACTTCCTTCCCGTTCCGCCGTGCACCACCGCAGGAAGGCAGTACTACAAGTTCACAACTTATCGAATAGGGAGCGCTGTGCCAGCAGGCGTCCACGGACTGGCCTTCCCCGCCGCCCGCCGCCCGTGCTGTGTGAAAAGATCAACCATGCGCGCCATGCAACACTCCAGCAAACTCCGGAATGTCCGCTATGAACTTCGCGGCCCCATCCATGAGGCGGCGAAGAACATGGAGGCCGAGGGGCACCGGATCCTCAAGATGAACCTCGGTGACACCGCGCCTTTCGGGCTGGAAGCGCCGGAGTCCGTGGTGGTGGACATGATCCACCACCTGCGCGGCGCCCAGGGGTACAGCGATTCGAAGGGCATCTTCACGGCGCGGACAGCCATTTCGCAGTACTACCAGACCCGGGGCCTCATGAACATCGGGGTCGAGGACATCGTCATCGGCAACGGCGTCAGCGAATTGATCTCCATGTGCCTCCAGGCGTTCATGGAGAACGGCGACGAAATCCTGGTCCCCGCGCCGGACTACCCCCTGTGGACCGCCGCCGTGACCCTGACCGGCGGCAAGGCCGTGCACTACATCTGCGACGAGGCCGAGAACTGGTGGCCGGACCTGGCCGACGTCGAAGCAAAGATCACCAGCCGCACCAAGGGCATTGTGATCATCAATCCGAACAACCCCACCGGCGCCGTCTACCCCCGGCACATCCTGGAACAGTTCGCCGGCCTGGCCCGGAAGCACAACCTGGTCCTGTTCTCCGACGAGATCTACGAGAAAGTGCTCTATGGCGACGCCACGCACATCCACACCGCTGCCGTGGCCGAGGACGTCTGCTGCCTGACCTTCAGTGGCCTGTCCAAGGCCTACAGGATGCCCGGCTACCGTGCCGGCTGGGTGGCCATCACCGGTCCACTGGCCGCCACCGCCGCCTACCGTGAAGCCCTGGAACTGCTGGCGTCGCTGCGCCTGTGCGCCAACGTTCCCGCGCAGCACGCCATCCAGACCTGCCTGGGCGGGTACCAGAGCATCGACGCGCTGGTGAAGCCTGGCGGCCGGCTGCGCGAACAGCGGGACCTGGCCCACAAGCTCCTCACTGCCATTCCCGGCGTGACGTGCGTCCCGGCGTCGGGCGCCATGTACCTGTTCCCGCGCCTGGACCCGGACCTGTACCCGATCGAGAGCGACGAGAAGTTTGTCCTGGACCTGCTCCGGGACCAAAAAATCCTGGTCTCCCACGGGTCGGCCTTCAACTGGCCGGCGCCGGACCACTTCCGCTTCGTCATCCTCCCCTCGGTGCTGGACATCGAGGAAGCCGTCCGGAGGATTTCCACGTTCCTGGCGGCCTACCGCGGCGGGGCGGCAGCCTGAAACCGGGGCGGCGCGAAGTACTAACCGCGCCCTAACCGCTGGGAAACCGGCACGCAACATTCGCGGCCCACACTTGGTATTGCAGGCAAGAGCCCGCACCAGCTCCAGCCAGGAGGCCCCGCGATGTTGAAGAAGGCGACCACGCATGTAACACGAGTCCGCGCCCTGGACCAGCTCCACCGCGGCGACGAAATCGAAGCCCGCCTTTCGGTGGGGCCCTCCTACGACGACGTGGTGATCCGCCGCGGCAGCGTGCAGGAGACAGCTCCCGGCATCGGCGTGGTCTGGATCCTCGACCGCATCAGCGGGGTGCGGAAGGCTATCAATACGGACGAGTGCAGCGTTTGGCGGGTGGCCTAGCCGGTCCGGGAAGACGGCTGCGGGCGTAGTCAGGAAGGACTGTCCGCAACCTGTTCCTGCTGCCGGAGCGCGAGCGAATGCAGCCACTCGATGCTGGCGTCCGTTACCGGATGGGCGGTCCCGAGCGACTCCAGGAACTCCCGCACCCCAACCATCTCCGCCTCCCTCCGGACGGCATGCAGCCGCGTCCCCTCAAGCATCCGCGCCACCAGCGCGTCGCCTGACGGGCCAAGTTCCGCTGCGATCTGGCTGATGATCCAGTCTTTTGCCCCTGCCGCCTCGGCGGCCGTGACCGCCTCCAGGACGGATGCGGCCAGTCCCTTCATGAACACGCTGCGGAGCAGCTTCCGGCCGGCGGCAGCACCGGCTTCGCCGCCTGCGCCGGCCGCCGGGATACCCCATCCGGTGAAGAGTGACAGCAGGGCATCAGCCCCCGTGCCGCTAATCAGCAGGGGCGAATTGATCCGCCCGCGGGGAACGGGCGCCAGGATGGCGACGTCGGCGAAAAGGACTCCGCTCCTGGCGGCCCGTTCCGCCAACTGCCGCTTTTGGCCCGGTGCCGCGGTGTTCAGGTCCGCGAAGACGGCTTCCGGGTCTATGGCGGCCAGCGCCTCCGCAAGGACGGTTTCCGCCGCGCCGGCACCCACCAGGCTGATCACCAGGCCGGCGCCGGCCACCGCTTCGCTGATTCCAGGGGCCTGCAGCACCCCCGGCGGAACTGCCTGGACCACCGGATCCGTCCCCGTCACCCGCAGTCCACGGCCGGCCAGGTCCTGGGCGTAGATGCTCCCGGCTTCTCCCAGGCCCAGGACGGCGACAGCGGGGCCGGCCGTTCCCACCGGCCTATCGGGCACCGGCGGCAGCGGTCCGCCAGCCGCCGTGGTATTCAGTGCGGGCTGTCACCGCGTAGGGGGCGGGGCTGACGACGGCCCGGACACTGATTTGTTCATGCGGTTCCACGGTAGTCTTCCGGGACCCTCCGTCGGGTTCGCCCCAGACAACCCGCACCTCGGTACCGATCTCCACGTTGGGGTCTACCGTGGCCAGCGAGAGGCCGCGGCGTTCGTTGGCCGTCACGCCGGTGAAGAGCGACAGGCCCACCCCCGTCCCGTCGGCGTCGATGACGGCGTCGTAGTTGGAGGACCCGTAGTTGGCGTTGGGGACGTCGAAGAACTGGTAGCCGGGCTTGTCCCGGTCCAGGAACGACGCCCAGATGGCGGCCAGGTCCTCGTCGTTCCAGGCGAGGGTGACTTTTTTTCGCTGCGCAGCAGGATCGACCCCCTGGAGGGCGTCGCGGCCAATGAAGTCGTGATCGAATTTCACGAAGGAGCCGTAGCCCAGTTCCCAGGGGGTGAGGTAGTAGTCCTCGATGTTGCCGGAGACAAACGAGCCGGCGAGCGCGTTGACCGCTTCATAGCTGGTTGCCGGCAGCCATTGGCGGTAGGCGCGCTCGGCGTCGCTGCTGTAGATTGCCGGCAGCGGCGAGGGGATCCAGCCCGATTCCAGTGTGTTCGAGGAGTAGGCCCGCGACCCGCACGGTTCCAGCCCGAACTCAGCCCCGGCCTCGAGCACGGCATCACGGATTTTTCCGTGCTGTTCGTAGGGTCCCCAGATTTCAAGCCCCGGCGCTCCCGCCATGCCGTGGCGCAGAGTCCGCACCTGTTCCCCGGCGATGCCCAGGTGGCCCATGTGGAAGAACTTCACCTGCTCCAGGGTTCCGCCGTTGAGTTTCTCGATGATCTGCCAGGCGCTGGGGCCCTGGATCTGGAAGCGGTAGTACTTACGGCTGACCGGCTGTCCGTACGGGCGCGACGGCGACCTGTCATCGTAGGTGCATTCGACGTCGTACCCGCCGGTTTCGGCGTGGAACTGGAGCCAGTTCGCAGCCGGCGCGCGGCCCACGTAGACAAACTCCTGGTCTTCCAGGTGGAACAGGATGCCGTCGCCGATCACCCCGCCGTTGGAGGCCGTGGGGACGAACTGTTTGGCGGTGTTGACCGGGAAGTTGGCGAAGCTGTTGATGCCGGTGTCCGAGAAGAGCTTCAGGGCATCGGGGCCCTTTACGAAGAAGTTGACCATGTGGTGGGACTGGTCGTAGAGCACCGCGGTTTCGCGCCACGCGCGCTGCTCGCGCCGCCAGTTGGTGAATTCTGCCGGGACCACGGGGTAGATGTAGGTGCCGAGTTGGGAATTGCGCAGCAGTTCGACGGTATTGCCCGCCGCATCGAGCACGTCCTGCAGGGATTTCGGGGCCATGGGCTGTTCTCCTTCGGTTCAGTGGGTGGCGCGGTAGCTCTCGCGTGCGTATTGCACGAAGGGAGCGGGGGCGACGGTGGCTCGGATGGGGACCTGCCGGTGGGGTTCCACCTGCAGTTTGGCGGAGTTGGGCTCTTCGCCCCAGAGCACGGTGACCTCGGCGCCGTCCTCCAGTCCCTCCACCGCCGCCAGGGAAACAAAAGAGTGCTCGTTGGCGATGTAGCCGCAGTCAAAGGACTGGCCCACCGTGACGCCGTCCTGGAGCACCCGGTCCACCTGGAAGAGGGCATAGCGGGCCTTGGGCAGGTCGATGTATTTGGCGGGGAGGCCGGGACGCAGGATGGAACCCATCACGTCCTGGAGGTCGTCGGGGTTCCAGACGAGTGTCACCTTGCGGCGGGAGGAGGTGCGGGAGAGCGCTTCCAGCGCCTCCCGCCCCACGAAGTCGTGGTCGAACGCGATGGAGCGGCCGTACCCGAGCTCGTACGGGGTCAGGAAGTAGTCCTCGATGTCCGCTGAATCGAAACTCCCGCCCAGGGAACCGGCCGCTGAAGCCGGAAGCCATTCGCGGTAGCCGCGCAACCGTTCGTCCGTGAAGACCGCCGGCACGGGCGAGGGCACCCAGCCGGACTCAAGGTTCGCCGTCGAATAGCCTTTTGCCCCCACCTGGGTCAGGCCGAACTCCCCGCCGGCCTGAAGCAGCGCGTCCCTGACGCGTCCGCCCTCTGCCCAGGGGCCGAACAGCTCAAAGCCGGGCTGTCCGGCCATGCCGTGCCGGATGGCCCGGACCTGCAGTCCGGCGATGGGGAGGTGCCCCATGTGGAAGAACCCGAGTTGCGGTACCGGGGCGCCGGTGAGTTTTTCGACGATGGCCATGGCGGTGGGCCCCTGGAGCTCGTAGCGGAACAGGCGGGGGTCACCGGCGCGGACGATCGAGTTTCCGTCCCGGGAAACTTTAACGTCGTGGCCTCCGGTTTCGGCGTGGTACTGCACCCAGTCGATGGCCATCGGGTGGCCCACCAGGTTGAAGGACCGTTCGTCAAGATGTGCCAAAATGGCGTCGCCGATGAGCTGCCCTGAATGGTTCACCGCAATGAACTGCTTGGCACGGTCCACGGGAAAGTTCGCGAAAGAGTTCACCGCGAGCCCGCGCAGCAGCCCCTCCGCGTCGGGCCCGGAGAGGAAGAGATCGGTCATGTGGTGGGACTGGTCCAGGAGGGCGCAGGCCGTACGCCAGGAATTCTGCTCGGAGCGCCAGTTGCTGAACTCCGCCCGGACGGGAAAAACGTGGGGGCCGGCCGGGGAATCACGTAGAAGCTGGACCGGTGAAGCGGCCCGGTCCAGCGCTTCCTGCAAAGTCCCTGTCACTGTGAAATGCCTGTCACTGCGAACTCCATCGTTCGGTCCACGGCGGAGGGCAGCCCGGGACGTCCAGTACCAACACGATTGCTAACAAAATTGTATCGGATGTCTTGACCAA comes from Pseudarthrobacter sp. NIBRBAC000502770 and encodes:
- a CDS encoding aminomethyl transferase family protein; its protein translation is MTGTLQEALDRAASPVQLLRDSPAGPHVFPVRAEFSNWRSEQNSWRTACALLDQSHHMTDLFLSGPDAEGLLRGLAVNSFANFPVDRAKQFIAVNHSGQLIGDAILAHLDERSFNLVGHPMAIDWVQYHAETGGHDVKVSRDGNSIVRAGDPRLFRYELQGPTAMAIVEKLTGAPVPQLGFFHMGHLPIAGLQVRAIRHGMAGQPGFELFGPWAEGGRVRDALLQAGGEFGLTQVGAKGYSTANLESGWVPSPVPAVFTDERLRGYREWLPASAAGSLGGSFDSADIEDYFLTPYELGYGRSIAFDHDFVGREALEALSRTSSRRKVTLVWNPDDLQDVMGSILRPGLPAKYIDLPKARYALFQVDRVLQDGVTVGQSFDCGYIANEHSFVSLAAVEGLEDGAEVTVLWGEEPNSAKLQVEPHRQVPIRATVAPAPFVQYARESYRATH
- a CDS encoding DUF1932 domain-containing protein, whose translation is MPDRPVGTAGPAVAVLGLGEAGSIYAQDLAGRGLRVTGTDPVVQAVPPGVLQAPGISEAVAGAGLVISLVGAGAAETVLAEALAAIDPEAVFADLNTAAPGQKRQLAERAARSGVLFADVAILAPVPRGRINSPLLISGTGADALLSLFTGWGIPAAGAGGEAGAAAGRKLLRSVFMKGLAASVLEAVTAAEAAGAKDWIISQIAAELGPSGDALVARMLEGTRLHAVRREAEMVGVREFLESLGTAHPVTDASIEWLHSLALRQQEQVADSPS
- a CDS encoding AEC family transporter produces the protein MGGVLVGLAVIGVVIAVGYLAARCGLGDEPTINALTRTAFFITNPVLLFTVVLKSDLSVVFSAYVPLAMITAAATALLYVAASRIWFRRPLAETAVGAMAGSYVNANNIGIPITLYALGDATPVAPVLLVQLLLFAPLVLTLLDLSEAGRFSPRLMLTQPFRNPMIIASLLGVVLAAFHVELPAPVMAPLTLLGGAAVPVVLLAFGMSLRGTRMLRSGGHTAEILTATALKSAVMPAVAFVVGRFLFNLDHHMLLGVVLMAALPSAQNVFLFASKYGRGVAVARETILLSTAAAAPVLVLVVWLLAA
- a CDS encoding aminomethyl transferase family protein, producing MAPKSLQDVLDAAGNTVELLRNSQLGTYIYPVVPAEFTNWRREQRAWRETAVLYDQSHHMVNFFVKGPDALKLFSDTGINSFANFPVNTAKQFVPTASNGGVIGDGILFHLEDQEFVYVGRAPAANWLQFHAETGGYDVECTYDDRSPSRPYGQPVSRKYYRFQIQGPSAWQIIEKLNGGTLEQVKFFHMGHLGIAGEQVRTLRHGMAGAPGLEIWGPYEQHGKIRDAVLEAGAEFGLEPCGSRAYSSNTLESGWIPSPLPAIYSSDAERAYRQWLPATSYEAVNALAGSFVSGNIEDYYLTPWELGYGSFVKFDHDFIGRDALQGVDPAAQRKKVTLAWNDEDLAAIWASFLDRDKPGYQFFDVPNANYGSSNYDAVIDADGTGVGLSLFTGVTANERRGLSLATVDPNVEIGTEVRVVWGEPDGGSRKTTVEPHEQISVRAVVSPAPYAVTARTEYHGGWRTAAAGAR
- a CDS encoding pyridoxal phosphate-dependent aminotransferase, whose amino-acid sequence is MRAMQHSSKLRNVRYELRGPIHEAAKNMEAEGHRILKMNLGDTAPFGLEAPESVVVDMIHHLRGAQGYSDSKGIFTARTAISQYYQTRGLMNIGVEDIVIGNGVSELISMCLQAFMENGDEILVPAPDYPLWTAAVTLTGGKAVHYICDEAENWWPDLADVEAKITSRTKGIVIINPNNPTGAVYPRHILEQFAGLARKHNLVLFSDEIYEKVLYGDATHIHTAAVAEDVCCLTFSGLSKAYRMPGYRAGWVAITGPLAATAAYREALELLASLRLCANVPAQHAIQTCLGGYQSIDALVKPGGRLREQRDLAHKLLTAIPGVTCVPASGAMYLFPRLDPDLYPIESDEKFVLDLLRDQKILVSHGSAFNWPAPDHFRFVILPSVLDIEEAVRRISTFLAAYRGGAAA